One Candidatus Binatia bacterium DNA window includes the following coding sequences:
- a CDS encoding site-specific integrase, with translation MLFLGKWVVDYRDATGRRRWETYRTREEAKRALSERLRAQTATLPPTELPTVEEACEAWLRSRADRRPSTVYLWQTYIRRHIVPRIGRLRVDRVTPALLEQDLRNSLSREGRLAPRTINRVLATLASVYDYLARHGIHDRNPARLAERLRVEHKTGEDISPEDVPTPEEVKALLFAAPPGLPRTALLTLALTGMRAGELLALKWEDIDFEAGRIHIRRAVTWAQTGEERRTGGVGPRFFPPKTRAGRREVEAPPELLSALKRWRLECPPGEFVFVRRDGVPMHRKTLTETVLRPAQARAGLRPFGLHAFRHFFASELIRRGYPPTEVAARLGHSSPQVTMSIYARWYRGASSDAVEKLAKTLLSPARSGE, from the coding sequence TTGCTTTTCCTGGGGAAGTGGGTCGTCGATTACCGGGACGCGACGGGGCGCAGGAGGTGGGAAACCTACCGCACCCGCGAAGAAGCCAAGCGGGCGCTTTCGGAGCGGCTGCGGGCGCAGACGGCCACGCTCCCGCCGACCGAGCTCCCGACGGTCGAGGAAGCCTGCGAGGCGTGGCTCCGCTCGCGAGCGGACCGCCGCCCCTCGACCGTCTACCTCTGGCAAACCTACATCCGACGGCACATCGTGCCCCGGATCGGGCGCCTACGGGTCGACCGCGTCACCCCCGCACTCCTCGAGCAAGACCTTCGGAACTCCCTTTCCCGCGAGGGGCGCCTGGCCCCCCGGACGATCAACCGCGTGCTTGCCACGCTCGCGTCCGTCTACGACTATCTCGCCCGGCACGGCATCCACGACCGCAACCCGGCCCGGCTTGCCGAGCGGCTGCGGGTCGAGCACAAGACGGGGGAAGATATCTCCCCCGAGGATGTGCCCACGCCCGAAGAAGTGAAGGCGCTTCTCTTTGCGGCCCCGCCGGGGCTTCCGAGAACCGCCCTTCTCACGCTCGCCCTGACGGGAATGCGGGCGGGCGAACTGCTGGCCCTCAAATGGGAAGACATCGACTTCGAGGCGGGGCGGATCCACATCCGGCGGGCCGTCACGTGGGCGCAAACGGGCGAGGAGCGGCGGACGGGTGGCGTGGGGCCGCGGTTTTTCCCGCCGAAGACCCGGGCGGGGAGGCGAGAGGTGGAGGCGCCGCCCGAGCTCCTCTCCGCCCTCAAGCGCTGGCGGCTCGAGTGTCCGCCCGGGGAGTTCGTCTTCGTCCGGCGCGACGGTGTCCCGATGCACCGAAAGACCCTTACGGAGACGGTTCTTCGCCCCGCCCAGGCGCGGGCGGGACTTCGCCCCTTCGGGCTTCACGCATTCCGGCACTTCTTTGCATCCGAGCTGATCCGCCGAGGCTACCCGCCGACCGAGGTTGCGGCCCGGCTCGGGCACTCGAGCCCCCAGGTGACGATGTCCATCTACGCCCGCTGGTACCGAGGGGCTAGCTCAGACGCGGTCGAAAAGCTCGCGAAGACCCTTCTCTCGCCGGCCCGGTCGGGGGAGTGA
- a CDS encoding hypothetical protein (possible pseudo, frameshifted), whose translation MAKAFAEGPPRPPARDGVGSVVFAHKTTEGWEALLSGLIKGGWTITGSWPIATEMASRLRARESAALRHQRPPHLPPATRQRARR comes from the coding sequence ATGGCCAAGGCCTTCGCGGAGGGGCCGCCGCGTCCTCCCGCCAGGGACGGCGTCGGCTCGGTCGTCTTCGCCCACAAAACGACGGAGGGTTGGGAGGCTCTGCTCTCGGGGCTCATCAAAGGCGGCTGGACGATCACCGGCTCCTGGCCGATCGCGACGGAGATGGCTTCGCGCCTCCGAGCCCGTGAATCCGCCGCCCTCCGCCACCAGCGTCCACCTCATCTGCCGCCCGCGACCCGACAACGCGCCCGTCGGTGA
- a CDS encoding hypothetical protein (possible pseudo, internal stop codon, frameshifted) has protein sequence MGRGLLAVVTLRPGEAGRHYRLPTERDYDAVRKAQGRLAKILEEWQRGGKRGLYPVPDEPLPPVGTLGFRVQRYGMLQWGDLFTARQKVALVTLARLVRGAARASDDAAPCGRRWRSR, from the coding sequence GTGGGGCGCGGACTCCTAGCGGTGGTTACGCTCCGCCCGGGCGAGGCCGGGCGGCACTATCGCCTACCGACGGAGCGAGACTACGACGCGGTACGGAAGGCGCAGGGGCGGCTCGCCAAGATTCTCGAAGAGTGGCAGCGCGGCGGGAAGCGGGGGCTGTACCCTGTGCCGGATGAGCCGTTGCCGCCGGTGGGGACGCTGGGCTTCCGCGTACAGCGCTACGGCATGCTCCAGTGGGGCGACCTCTTCACGGCGCGGCAGAAGGTGGCGCTGGTAACGCTGGCGCGGCTCGTGCGGGGAGCCGCCAGAGCGAGCGACGATGCGGCGCCGTGCGGGAGGCGCTGGCGATCGCGGTGA
- a CDS encoding hypothetical protein (possible pseudo, frameshifted), which produces MIPKDCKRLAEVDFPIARVSKHAAREKSIRHGHPSTLHLWWARRPLASCRAVLLALLWPDPCDPLCPTEFKNKARELLRKVGECNPGKTDEDLRGALLRFIAHFSNWDLAGDPVWLEVARGLVRAAYPEELPLVVDPFAGGGSIPLRGLAGGMRRIRERSQPGCLPDPQGHARGHSTTRTRAGRQVAPRGRGDQETGGEGAPRPLPEGSGRRDADCLPVGTNRPAASLRTVGRRSPWHARSGSARKRTGSARCATTWSGRRGGRRGSSSRSSSPRAKGQFRPGR; this is translated from the coding sequence ATGATCCCAAAGGATTGTAAGCGTCTCGCCGAGGTGGACTTTCCGATTGCCCGGGTGAGCAAGCACGCCGCCCGCGAGAAATCCATCCGGCACGGGCATCCGTCGACCCTGCATCTCTGGTGGGCAAGGCGGCCCCTTGCGTCCTGTCGAGCCGTGCTCCTCGCGCTTCTCTGGCCGGACCCGTGCGATCCCCTGTGCCCCACCGAGTTCAAAAACAAGGCACGGGAACTCTTGCGGAAAGTCGGCGAGTGCAACCCCGGAAAGACGGACGAGGACCTTCGAGGGGCGCTTCTGCGTTTCATCGCGCATTTCTCGAACTGGGATCTGGCCGGCGACCCGGTGTGGCTCGAAGTGGCCCGGGGGCTCGTGAGAGCAGCATACCCTGAAGAGCTCCCCCTCGTCGTGGATCCCTTCGCAGGGGGCGGATCCATTCCGCTCCGAGGCCTTGCGGGTGGGATGCGACGCATTCGCGAGCGATCTCAACCCGGTTGCCTGCCTGATCCTCAAGGTCATGCTCGAGGACATTCCACGACACGGACCCGAGCTGGCCGACAAGTTGCGCCGCGTGGGCGCGGAGATCAAGAAACAGGCGGAGAAGGAGCTCCTCGACCTCTACCCGAAGGATCCGGACGGCGCGACGCCGATTGCCTACCTGTGGGCACGAACCGTCCCGCTGCGAGTCTCCGAACTGTGGGGCGGAGATCCCCTTGGCACGCTCGTTCTGGCTCTGCAAGAAAGCGAACCGGAAGCGCGCGTTGCGCTACCACGTGGAGCGGCCGGCGGGGAGGCCGCCGCGGGTCGAGTTCGAGGTCTTCGAGCCCAAGGGCGAAAGGTCAGTTCCGACCGGGACGGTGA
- a CDS encoding helicase, with the protein MSSGSPLRTGQILTGPLFNEPVRVETLRENGPDSWVVGLVGLRSERFRSVTLRREDIENLEIHEPRLAFDQDGRLLRLGLQAYSLGIAYEYDPYFGLSISRVDPLPHQLEAVYDYLLKLPRVRFLLADDAGAGKTIMAGLLIRELELRGLAERILIVCPANLSFQWQREMKEKFDQKFVVLKGRDIREQFGMNQWLEQSRVITSLDLAKREDILPGLRQVHWDLVVVDEAHRMSASDESHKSLRYRLGELLRDTSDHFLLLTATPHKGDPVNFSLFLQLLDKDAYADVTSIREAMERRRAPFYLRRTKEAMVYFPEKQPDGTWAAKPIFTRRIPHTADFQIDGPEFELYREVTRFVKRESARAAAQGEDPRARAIGFLMSLYQRRLASSTYALRRSLENRARRLDEGLREAQQRAKQAPPVLPDPEELEEMEDDERERLERLIEAVTLASNAEEVRREISELQELARKARLVEESGAESKLSKLRTVLEQEGFFSDPEKRLLVFTEFKDTLDYLVGRLRQWGFRVGFIHGGMAPGSRDEPGTRLHAEQQFREGEVQVLVATEAAGEGINLQVCNVLFNYDIPWNPNRLEQRMGRIHRYGQRKDCLIFNFVATNTIEGRVLERLLAKLQEIRDALEDDAVFNVVGEILPASHIERILRDYYAGRLGDVDLEDRLLRNVDERRFRAICQNALEGLATKKLNLEMLVERRARAQERRVVPETIWRFLREAAEFVPWALRPVPGLPHTFDPARTPTVLRRYEKESDWRFPPLAQRYPRCSTDREVAERENLEWVTPGHPLFEAVRRHIYSKALDLLGRGATFYSLEHEEPARIDFYRARVVDGLGHVIHERLFVVEIGAEGKAKMVEPEILGNLLPAEPPETPPRVAELPEPTAWLYDHALADFLAETKRERLAELERIGRHVELALTELIQRADEEVGRAALEVEAKVPGAEGRLVMAEQRQAELLARRDRRRRELEQEKALTLQGVERMASVLVLPHPEREAPEIRSLKPNRETEEIAMEVVMAYEKAQGRQVYDVHEKNLGYDITSLDLNSGELRLIEVKGLAGASGTVLLTPNERRVAEDRRDCYWLYVVTDCRTEPKLQEPIKDPARFQWHEVTKVAHYWLELDALRQPMQVRERPAGYSEGL; encoded by the coding sequence TTGTCGTCGGGGTCGCCGCTTCGCACGGGACAAATTCTCACGGGCCCGCTTTTCAACGAGCCTGTGCGGGTGGAAACGCTCCGGGAGAACGGACCGGACTCCTGGGTCGTAGGACTGGTAGGCCTCCGCAGCGAGCGATTCCGCAGCGTAACGCTTCGTCGTGAGGACATCGAGAACCTGGAGATCCACGAACCACGCCTCGCGTTCGACCAGGACGGGCGGCTCCTCCGCCTTGGCCTTCAGGCCTACTCTCTTGGCATCGCCTACGAGTACGACCCTTACTTCGGCCTCTCGATCTCCCGGGTCGATCCGCTCCCGCACCAGCTGGAAGCGGTCTACGACTATCTCCTGAAGCTTCCGCGCGTACGCTTCCTCCTCGCCGACGACGCCGGTGCTGGCAAGACGATCATGGCCGGGCTTCTCATCCGTGAGCTCGAGCTCCGCGGGCTGGCCGAGAGGATCCTGATCGTCTGCCCTGCGAACCTGAGCTTTCAGTGGCAGCGGGAGATGAAAGAGAAGTTCGACCAGAAGTTCGTCGTTCTCAAGGGACGCGACATCCGCGAGCAGTTCGGCATGAACCAGTGGCTCGAACAGAGCCGAGTGATCACTTCGCTCGACCTGGCCAAGCGGGAAGACATTCTGCCAGGACTCCGGCAGGTGCACTGGGATCTCGTCGTCGTGGACGAAGCCCACCGTATGTCCGCGTCGGACGAGTCCCACAAGAGCCTCCGCTACCGTCTCGGGGAGCTTTTGCGGGACACCTCGGACCACTTCCTTTTGCTTACCGCGACCCCGCACAAGGGAGACCCCGTGAACTTCAGCCTCTTTCTCCAGCTCCTCGACAAGGACGCCTATGCGGACGTGACCTCCATCCGCGAGGCCATGGAGCGGCGACGGGCTCCCTTCTACCTCCGGCGCACCAAGGAGGCCATGGTGTATTTTCCGGAAAAGCAGCCCGACGGGACCTGGGCGGCGAAGCCGATTTTCACCCGGCGCATCCCCCACACGGCGGATTTCCAGATCGATGGCCCCGAGTTCGAGCTTTACCGCGAGGTCACCCGATTCGTAAAACGCGAGAGTGCGCGGGCGGCGGCCCAGGGCGAAGACCCGAGGGCTCGGGCAATCGGTTTTCTCATGTCGCTCTACCAAAGGCGGCTCGCTTCGAGTACGTACGCTCTGCGGCGTTCGCTCGAGAACCGAGCGAGGCGGCTCGACGAGGGGCTCCGAGAGGCCCAACAACGGGCCAAGCAGGCTCCCCCGGTTTTGCCGGACCCGGAAGAGCTCGAGGAGATGGAGGACGACGAGCGAGAGCGGCTCGAGCGGCTGATCGAGGCCGTGACGCTCGCGTCCAACGCCGAGGAGGTTCGCCGCGAGATCTCGGAGCTGCAGGAGCTAGCACGCAAGGCTCGCCTTGTCGAAGAAAGCGGCGCGGAGTCCAAGCTTTCGAAGCTGCGAACCGTGCTCGAGCAGGAGGGGTTTTTTTCCGATCCGGAGAAGCGGCTGCTCGTCTTTACGGAGTTCAAGGATACCCTCGACTACCTGGTCGGGCGGCTCCGACAGTGGGGCTTCCGGGTGGGTTTCATCCACGGCGGGATGGCGCCGGGGTCGAGGGACGAACCGGGTACGCGGCTTCACGCGGAACAGCAGTTTCGTGAGGGGGAGGTTCAGGTTCTCGTAGCGACGGAAGCTGCCGGAGAGGGGATCAACCTTCAGGTTTGCAACGTCCTCTTCAACTACGACATCCCCTGGAATCCGAACCGACTCGAGCAGCGCATGGGAAGGATTCATCGCTACGGGCAGCGCAAGGACTGCCTCATTTTCAACTTCGTCGCGACGAACACGATCGAGGGACGCGTACTCGAACGGCTCCTCGCAAAGCTCCAGGAGATCCGGGACGCCCTCGAGGACGATGCGGTCTTCAACGTCGTAGGAGAGATTCTGCCGGCTTCCCACATCGAGCGCATTCTCCGGGACTACTACGCCGGCAGGCTCGGGGATGTGGATCTCGAGGATCGACTCCTCCGCAACGTGGACGAACGGCGTTTCCGGGCGATCTGCCAGAACGCCCTCGAAGGGCTCGCGACCAAGAAGCTCAATCTCGAGATGCTGGTCGAGCGGCGTGCCCGCGCGCAGGAACGCAGGGTCGTGCCCGAGACGATCTGGCGCTTTTTGCGGGAAGCGGCGGAGTTTGTGCCCTGGGCACTGAGACCCGTGCCGGGTTTGCCACACACCTTCGACCCCGCCCGGACGCCCACCGTGCTCCGGCGGTACGAGAAAGAAAGCGACTGGCGATTTCCGCCGCTCGCCCAACGGTACCCGCGTTGCTCCACGGACCGGGAGGTGGCCGAGCGAGAGAACCTCGAGTGGGTAACGCCGGGTCACCCGCTTTTCGAAGCGGTCCGGCGCCACATTTACAGCAAGGCGCTCGACCTTTTAGGGCGGGGAGCCACGTTCTACTCGCTCGAGCACGAGGAGCCCGCGAGAATCGACTTCTACCGCGCCAGAGTCGTGGACGGCTTGGGGCACGTGATTCACGAGCGGCTTTTTGTCGTCGAGATCGGGGCGGAAGGGAAAGCCAAGATGGTAGAGCCGGAAATCCTCGGGAATCTCCTTCCGGCCGAGCCACCGGAGACACCGCCACGCGTGGCAGAACTGCCCGAGCCGACCGCTTGGCTTTACGACCACGCCCTTGCGGACTTTCTCGCGGAGACGAAGCGCGAACGGCTCGCGGAGCTCGAGAGGATCGGTCGTCATGTCGAGCTGGCACTCACCGAGCTCATCCAGCGCGCGGACGAAGAGGTGGGGCGAGCGGCCCTGGAAGTCGAGGCCAAGGTGCCGGGTGCCGAGGGCCGTCTTGTCATGGCCGAGCAGCGGCAAGCCGAGCTCCTGGCTCGTAGGGATCGACGGCGGCGCGAACTCGAGCAGGAAAAGGCACTCACGCTCCAGGGCGTCGAGCGAATGGCAAGCGTTCTCGTGTTACCTCACCCGGAGCGCGAAGCCCCTGAGATTCGATCGCTGAAGCCCAATCGAGAGACCGAAGAGATCGCGATGGAAGTCGTGATGGCCTACGAAAAGGCGCAGGGTCGGCAGGTATACGACGTCCACGAAAAGAACCTCGGCTATGACATTACGAGCCTCGACCTCAACTCCGGCGAGCTACGACTCATCGAGGTGAAAGGGCTCGCGGGGGCTAGCGGCACGGTCCTGCTTACGCCCAACGAGCGCCGGGTCGCCGAGGACCGCAGGGATTGCTACTGGCTCTACGTGGTCACCGACTGCCGAACGGAGCCGAAACTCCAGGAACCCATCAAGGATCCTGCCCGCTTCCAGTGGCACGAGGTCACGAAGGTCGCTCATTACTGGCTCGAGCTCGACGCACTCAGGCAACCCATGCAAGTGCGCGAGCGCCCGGCGGGATACTCGGAGGGACTATGA
- a CDS encoding hydrolase, with protein MERTRILPRRPRVVFLDVGWTLVYPQRSMWQVLSEIAGAEGLLLPAERVERSVRDLLLSGRETARQQVAQGTAVWSDSDTEFFAQFRNLTEMVLRGAGLEGDPEAWSRSFLERFWSAENWRLFEDVIPCLERMKARGLALGILSNAPSQLEVLLEIFGLRKFLDVLVISAVEGVRKPDRRIFERAAERAGVSPAEAVHVGDMYVEDVLGARAAGMTPFLIDRGSRSMFPTYPEARDIDDPECRIVRGLGELVEKIGVD; from the coding sequence GTGGAGCGAACGAGGATCCTTCCGCGCCGGCCCCGCGTCGTTTTTCTCGACGTCGGGTGGACGCTCGTCTATCCGCAGCGTTCGATGTGGCAGGTGCTTTCGGAGATTGCCGGGGCCGAGGGACTTTTGCTTCCGGCGGAGCGCGTCGAGCGGAGCGTGCGCGACCTTCTCCTTTCCGGACGCGAGACGGCGCGCCAACAGGTCGCGCAGGGGACGGCCGTCTGGTCCGATTCGGATACGGAATTTTTCGCGCAGTTCCGGAACCTGACGGAAATGGTGCTGCGCGGGGCGGGCCTCGAGGGCGACCCGGAGGCGTGGAGCCGCTCTTTTCTCGAGCGCTTCTGGAGTGCGGAGAACTGGCGGCTTTTCGAGGACGTGATCCCGTGCCTCGAACGAATGAAGGCCCGGGGTCTCGCCCTGGGTATTCTCTCGAACGCGCCTTCCCAGCTCGAGGTGCTCCTCGAGATCTTCGGCCTCCGGAAGTTTCTCGACGTTCTCGTGATTTCCGCCGTCGAAGGCGTGCGAAAGCCCGACCGGCGCATCTTCGAGCGTGCCGCGGAGCGTGCCGGCGTGTCGCCGGCCGAGGCCGTCCACGTGGGAGACATGTACGTCGAGGACGTCCTCGGTGCCCGCGCGGCCGGCATGACGCCCTTTCTCATCGACCGGGGCTCGCGCAGCATGTTTCCGACCTACCCGGAGGCGCGGGACATCGACGACCCCGAATGCCGGATCGTCCGCGGGCTGGGCGAACTCGTGGAAAAGATAGGCGTCGACTAG